In Nitrospinaceae bacterium, the following are encoded in one genomic region:
- a CDS encoding cold-shock protein, whose protein sequence is MASGTVKWFNDSKGFGFITPEDGGDDLFVHFSAIAGEGFKTLSEGDSVTYEAGQGPKGPQAQNVVKAG, encoded by the coding sequence ATGGCGTCAGGTACGGTGAAGTGGTTTAACGATTCAAAAGGTTTCGGTTTTATTACTCCAGAGGATGGGGGCGATGATCTGTTTGTTCACTTCTCTGCCATCGCCGGGGAGGGTTTCAAGACCTTGAGCGAAGGTGACTCTGTTACGTATGAAGCTGGACAAGGACCTAAGGGACCTCAGGCTCAGAATGTGGTAAAAGCTGGATAA